A single region of the Carassius gibelio isolate Cgi1373 ecotype wild population from Czech Republic chromosome A14, carGib1.2-hapl.c, whole genome shotgun sequence genome encodes:
- the LOC128026972 gene encoding receptor expression-enhancing protein 2-like yields the protein MVSWIISRMVVLAFGTLYPAYSSYKAVKTKNVKEYVKWMMYWIVFALFSTAETITDLFLSWFPFYFELKIAFVIWLLSPYTKGSSVLYRKFVHPTLSNKEKEIDEYITQAKDRSYETMMRFGKRGLNIAATAAVTAATKGQGVLSEKLRSFSMQDLTLIQNEYEQQLDRTDDTHTAATLPRVKTVTRTVRVTPIPADTESQHISRSEDQADGRTEHSDEDAAEKAPKRTASVKTPKKPVATKTETTKTVKKPPKKKATTTANNNAESP from the exons ATGGTGTCATGGATCATTTCGCGGATggtggt CCTGGCCTTCGGGACCCTCTACCCAGCCTATTCGTCTTATAAGGCTGTGAAGACGAAAAACGTCAAGGAGTAT GTGAAATGGATGATGTACTGGATAGTGTTTGCGTTATTTTCAACAGCAGAAACGATCACAGATTTGTTTCTCTCTTG GTTTCCATTTTATTTTGAGCTGAAGATTGCCTTTGTCATCTGGCTGTTGTCCCCGTACACCAAGGGCTCCAGTGTGCTGTACCGCAAGTTTGTGCACCCCACGCTTTCCAATAAAGAAAAG GAAATTGATGAGTACATAACCCAAGCTAAAGACCGCAGTTATGAGACCATGATGCGGTTTGGGAAGAGAGGACTCAACATCGCAGCCACTGCAGCAGTCACAGCAGCCACTAAG GGTCAGGGTGTGTTATCAGAGAAGCTGCGCAGTTTCAGCATGCAGGACCTGACTCTGATTCAGAACGAATACGAGCAGCAGCTGGACAGAACAGAcgacacacacactgcagccacGCTACCTCGGGTTAAAACAGTCACAcgcacag TTCGTGTCACTCCCATACCGGCTGACACTGAATCACAGCACATCTCTCGCTCGGAGGACCAGGCCGACGGCAGGACGGAGCACTCAGATGAAGATGCAGCGGAGAAGGCCCCCAAACGCACCGCAAGCGTCAAAACACCCAAGAAACCAGTCGCTACCAAGACAGAG ACCACCAAGACAGTGAAGAAACCGCCAAAGAAGAAAGCCACCACCACGGCCAACAACAACGCTGAATCACCATGA